A single window of Mycosarcoma maydis chromosome 1, whole genome shotgun sequence DNA harbors:
- a CDS encoding rRNA-binding ribosome biosynthesis protein UTP25 (related to UTP25 - nucleolar protein required for 35S pre-RNA processing and 40S ribosomal subunit biogenesis) translates to MDPTLKLLTLINVSAARPGKRQRSSNLTHYDKITRKAAAAQQATASTSTVVATSATSPSKRSKVAMVSDGSTSSPANAQDGAELVGEDSDEDEEDAATASSFSSSKQQKQKQSTAFDAHFGSDGPHAQIVSKLPESVTSLTWSTSRSTLPALATQIATSTPSIPDFDARQYRGQPQVKVLEAFNAFTAKKYTAPTPLHKALATTLASYADFCDANVALNDRPQYRQVLAMHAMSHIAKTRRRVLKNNEKLAKLAAANSASTDSDDLDLRDQGFTRPKVLILLPFRNSALEWVDLLTKFSLCSQVDNKSRFSKEYDLPEGAVDKLADPAVAAKYPQDHIANFAGNIDDSFKLGLKVTRKSLKLFSGFYDSDVIVASPLGLRLGIEKDKGDSDFLSSIEMLIVDQTDVISMQNWEHLEFVMERLNQIPRQSRDTDFSRVKQFYLDNRAAMFRQTVLLSAYDFPSLRSVYNHKLNNIAGKIRTIASTSETQAEMSRVVSGVRHMFSRFEAANPHAEPDLRFAHFTNKTLQQLSKSAIASSHTLIVVPSYFDFVRLDAFLREHNEKRKPGQTANLSYTSISEYSSPKDIRRARESFFSAKKRFLLLTERAHFYRRFKLRGVQTVVFYQLPQNARFFSEVLEFPFVTKADLAKGRGDAHDDEQEIDPNQVSTYVVYSKYDLMALEKVVGSEQAKQMVVADKATWKFV, encoded by the coding sequence ATGGATCCAACACTCAAGCTGCTCACACTCATCAATGTGAGTGCGGCTCGACCGGGCAAGCGACAGCGCTCGTCCAATCTCACCCATTACGACAAGATCACTCGCaaagctgcagccgctCAGCAAGCAACCGCTTCCACTTCCACGGTTGTCGCAACCTCGGCCACTTCACCTTCAAAACGCAGCAAGGTCGCTATGGTATCAGATGGCTCTACTTCATCTCCAGCAAACGCACAGGATGGTGCTGAGCTGGTAGGCGAAGActcggacgaggacgaggaggatgccGCTACAGCCTCCTCTTTCTcatcgagcaagcagcaaaagcagaagcagtCCACAGCGTTCGACGCCCACTTTGGTTCGGATGGCCCTCACGCGCAAATCGTCTCCAAGCTTCCCGAATCCGTCACATCGCTTACGTGGTCCACTTCTCGGTCTACTCTTCCAGCACTCGCAACGCAGATCGCTACTTCGACACCTTCGATTCCGGACTTTGATGCGCGGCAGTACCGCGGTCAGCCCCAAGTCAAAGTGCTCGAAGCTTTCAATGCATTCACTGCCAAAAAGTACACGGCGCCAACACCGCTCCACAAAGCGCTCGCGACTACGCTGGCAAGCTACGCCGATTTCTGCGATGCCAACGTCGCACTCAACGATCGACCGCAGTACCGACAGGTGCTTGCCATGCATGCCATGTCGCATATTGCAAAGACGCGTCGTCGCGTGCTCAAGAACAACGAGAaactcgccaagctcgctgctgccaacagcgcttccaccgaTAGCGACGATTTGGATCTTCGCGATCAGGGTTTCACCCGACCCAAAGTGCTCATTCTGCTTCCCTTCCGTAACTCAGCGCTCGAATGGGTCGACCTGCTGACCAAATTCAGCCTGTGCTCTCAGGTCGACAACAAATCTCGTTTCTCGAAAGAATACGACCTCCCAGAAGGAGcggtcgacaagctcgccgatccTGCCGTCGCGGCCAAATACCCGCAAGACCACATCGCCAATTTTGCAGGCAACATCGATGACTCGTTCAAGCTCGGGCTCAAAGTCACCCGCAAAAGTCTCAAACTCTTTTCTGGATTTTACGATTCCGATGTGATCGTCGCTTCTCCGCTCGGATTGAGGTTGGGCATCGAAAAGGACAAAGGCGATAGCGATTTCCTGTCCAgcatcgagatgctgaTTGTTGATCAAACCGATGTGATCAGCATGCAGAATTGGGAGCATCTGGAATTTGTCATGGAGAGGCTGAACCAGATTCCTCGACAGAGCAGGGATACAGATTTCTCGAGGGTGAAGCAATTCTACCTTGATAATCGAGCGGCAATGTTTAGGCAGACAGTGCTGCTTTCAGCGTACGACTTCCCGTCGCTGCGATCGGTCTACAATCATAAGCTGAACAATATTGCCGGTAAGATCCGGACCATCGCATCTACCAGCGAGACTCAAGCAGAGATGAGTCGAGTTGTTTCTGGCGTTCGACACATGTTCAGCCGATTTGAAGCTGCCAATCCTCACGCCGAACCCGACCTGCGTTTTGCCCACTTTACCAACAAAACGCTCCAACAATTGAGCAAATCCGCGATTGCCAGCAGTCACACGCTCATCGTCGTACCCAGCTACTTTGACTTTGTCCGTCTCGACGCGTTCCTGCGCGAGCACAACGAGAAACGCAAACCGGGCCAAACTGCCAACCTTTCGTACACAAGCATCTCCGAGTACTCGAGTCCCAAGGACATCCGTCGCGCAAGAGAAAGCTTCTTCAGCGCCAAAAAGCGCTTCCTACTCTTGACGGAGCGAGCGCATTTCTACCGCAGATTCAAGTTGCGAGGCGTCCAGACCGTCGTCTTCTACCAACTGCCCCAGAACGCCAGATTCTTTTCCGAAGTCTTGGAATTCCCGTTCGTCACAAAAGCCGATTTGGCCAAGGGCAGAGGAGATGCGCATGACGACGAACAAGAAATCGATCCGAATCAAGTGTCGACGTACGTTGTGTATAGCAAGTACGACTTGATGGCGCTGGAAAAGGTAGTGGGTAGCGAACAGGCAAAGcagatggtggtggcagaTAAGGCCACATGGAAATTTGTCTAA
- a CDS encoding mitochondrial 54S ribosomal protein mL49 (related to IMG2 - mitochondrial ribosomal protein of the large subunit) gives MALIGRANLRTALRLPTFSSSSFASTSVIASTSKLTFRPNSTDASAPSSSSSSSSSYSSSSSSSSTASTSSEAGSPSDGSTPVRYSYFVPRVGKTLSSFPVYTDVRNGGTRIMTEVRKIQGSVSDLQTDLSLFLSETYTRQDASPFNQVNKKPLRPKPGRKLLDRTGNPTYLDPVQSAKVQSSGKLKIRGNRVNDVKAFLESRGF, from the coding sequence ATGGCTTTGATCGGTCGCGCCAACCTGCGTACGGCGCTTCGCCTACCCACAttctcctcttcttcctttGCCTCAACCTCCGTCATTGCATCAACCAGCAAGCTCACTTTTCGTCCCAACTCAACCGACGCCTCTgcaccatcctcgtcttcctcttcctcttcttcatactcttcctcttcctcttcctcctccaccgcttccacctcatCCGAAGCCGGCTCCCCCTCAGATGGATCTACGCCAGTCCGCTATAGCTACTTCGTTCCTCGCGTCGGAAAAACGCTTTCGTCCTTCCCCGTCTACACCGACGTTCGCAACGGCGGGACGCGGATCATGACCGAAGTTCGCAAGATTCAAGGCTCCGTCTCGGACCTGCAGACTGACCTCTCGCTGTTTCTCTCGGAAACATACACGCGCCAAGACGCCTCGCCCTTCAACCAGGTCAACAAGAAACCGTTGAGGCCCAAACCCGGTCGCAAGCTGTTGGATAGGACGGGCAACCCAACCTACTTGGATCCTGTACAGAGCGCCAAAGTCCAGTCAAGTGGCAAGTTGAAGATCCGTGGGAATCGAGTCAACGACGTCAAGGCGTTCTTGGAGAGCAGAGGGTTCTAG
- a CDS encoding putative 60S ribosomal biogenesis GTPase subunit produces the protein MPLAQSKNTVGLGRAILNRKAKEAKQRNQTEFHTTDINNYGSVSNLRSVTHQGDLEEFLNTASLADADFTAERRNGGVTIITAPDRERTRHNPYLLTGQEEQEVLKKHVQNKERLRVPRRPEWTSATTRAQLERAEKDGFLEWRRGLAELQEGVGLVLTPFERNLEVWRQLWRVIERSHLVVQIVDARNPLRFRCEDLEKYVSSLGIGSTNGIEYLGEHSAEKGPRRNLLLINKADLLDDEQRKYWADYFDAQGIQYAFFSAANAAAIQLARAEEEERLRLEQLKLAEPQDDDDDDDEDDEDDEEEEEEEEEKHVDGELEASSAAADETAKDAKSLIGQEASDRVLDHSQDAVRDSLVAEKTSAQDNTVDTAAAAAAMPATHDPTRVLNVLELEELFMACAPSLDDFAIDGQPAPSKLVVGLVGYPNVGKSSTINALLGEKKVSVSSTPGKTKHFQTIHLSPTTVLCDCPGLVFPQFATTSAELVCDGVLPIDQMREYTAPAELVAKRIPKDIVEGTYGIRIETLTEEEGGNGVPTGLEMLTAYAVARGYTRQGQGNPDESRAVRYVLKDYVNAKLLYSHPPPGIDADLYNAAQRERARAALAGRKYNASTAANLAEYADATSGAADMDDLDADLQTELAALTKRQGSGVPRQSAKSKALDSAFFETMASSKPTIVGRTGMPTAAIQGRIANDGSVIRNGGAQQQQGQSNSKKHNKANKRKKQRSGAGFD, from the coding sequence ATGCCGCTCGCTCAGTCCAAAAACACCGTCGGTCTCGGAAGAGCCATCCTTAACAGAAAGGCAAAAGAAGCAAAACAACGAAACCAGACCGAGTTCCACACCACCGATATCAACAATTACGGCTCTGTGTCCAACCTTCGTTCCGTCACCCACCAGGGCGATCTTGAGGAGTTTCTCAACACCGCCTCTTTGGCCGATGCCGATTTCACTGCAGAGAGGAGGAACGGTGGCGTAACCATCATCACGGCTCCCGACCGCGAACGAACCCGCCACAACCCTTACTTGCTTACAGGTcaggaagagcaagaggtACTCAAAAAGCATGTTCAGAACAAGGAGCGTCTGCGTGTTCCCAGACGTCCCGAATGGACCAGTGCAACCACTCGTGCACAGCTCGAACGAGCCGAAAAGGACGGCTTCCTCGAGTGGAGGCGAGGTCTCGCGGAGCTGCAGGAGGGCGTTGGTTTGGTGCTCACGCCCTTTGAGAGGAACCTCGAGGTGTGGCGTCAGCTCTGGCGTGTCATCGAGCGAAGTCATCTCGTAGTGCAGATTGTTGATGCGAGGAATCCGCTCCGCTTCCGATGTGAGGATCTCGAAAAGTATGTCTCGAGTCTCGGCATCGGTTCCACCAACGGAATCGAATACCTCGGAGAGCACTCGGCGGAAAAGGGGCCTAGAAGGAATCTGCTCCTTATCAACAAGGCCGATCTGCTAGACGATGAGCAGAGAAAGTACTGGGCCGATTATTTTGACGCACAAGGCATTCAGTATGCATTCTTCAGTGCGGccaatgctgctgccatccaGCTTGCCCGCgcagaggaagaggagcgattgcgcctcgagcagctcaaactCGCAGAGCCAcaagatgacgacgacgacgacgacgaagatgacgaagatgacgaggaggaagaggaggaagaggaggagaaacatgttgatggtgagctggaagcatcctctgctgctgccgacgaAACGGCCAAGGATGCTAAGTCTCTGatcggccaagaagccagCGACCGTGTGCTGGACCACTCACAGGATGCTGTTCGCGACAGTTTGGTCGCCGAAAAGACGTCCGCACAAGATAACACAGTTGAcactgccgctgccgctgctgctatGCCCGCTACTCACGATCCAACTCGCGTGCTCAACGTGCTCGAACTCGAGGAGCTCTTCATGGCTTGCGCACCTTCTCTCGACGACTTTGCCATCGATGGCCAACCGGCACCCTCGAAACTAGTCGTTGGTCTTGTCGGATATCCAAACGTCGGTAAATCATCTACCATCAACGCGCTGCTCGGAGAAAAGAAGGTGTCGGTCTCGTCGACCCCTGGCAAAACGAAACACTTCCAGACCATCCATCTCTCTCCCACAACGGTACTATGTGATTGCCCCGGTCTCGTGTTCCCGCAGTTTGCCACCACGTCAGCAGAACTGGTTTGTGATGGCGTGCTGCCTATTGACCAGATGCGAGAGTACACTGCGCCCGCAGAATTGGTCGCCAAGAGGATTCCCAAAGATATCGTCGAAGGCACCTACGGTATCCGAATCGAGACGCTAACCGAAGAGGAGGGCGGTAACGGTGTACCTACCGGTCTCGAGATGCTTACCGCCTACGCCGTTGCCCGAGGCTACACGCGTCAAGGTCAGGGCAACCCAGACGAGTCGCGTGCAGTGAGATACGTCCTCAAAGACTATGTCAACGCCAAACTGCTCTACAGCCATCCACCACCTGGCATCGATGCGGATCTGTACAatgcagctcaacgagaACGTGCACGTGCAGCACTCGCCGGTCGCAAATACAATGCGTCTACAGCCGCAAACCTCGCCGAGTACGCCGATGCCACCAGCGGTGCTGCAGACATGGACGACCTTGATGCGGACCTTCAAACCGAGCTTGCCGCGCTGACGAAACGCCAAGGCTCAGGTGTGCCACGTCAATCGGCTAAATCCAAGGCGTTGGACTCGGCGTTTTTCGAAACCATGGCTTCGTCCAAACCGACGATCGTGGGAAGGACCGGCATGCCGACTGCCGCTATTCAGGGTAGGATCGCGAACGACGGTTCGGTGATTCGAAATGGCGGtgcgcaacagcagcagggtCAGTCGAACAGCAAGAAACACAACAAGGCGAACAAGCGGAAAAAACAGCGCTCAGGTGCTGGTTTTGATTGA